A single window of Nicotiana tomentosiformis chromosome 1, ASM39032v3, whole genome shotgun sequence DNA harbors:
- the LOC138900241 gene encoding uncharacterized protein — protein sequence MVISWILNSLAKEISDSVEYVNDLVELWRELEDRYDKTNGVNLYQIQKEINDLVQGSLNIIAYYTRMKRLGEELSTLSAKSQCSCVCTCGSKETMHKAEQDRRLI from the coding sequence ATGGTAATCTCCTGGATCCTCAATTCCCTCGCAAAGGAGATTTCTGACAGTGTTGAATATGTCAATGATTTAGTAGAGCTATGGAGGGAACTGGAAGATCGATATGATAAAACAAATGGAGTAAATCTGTATCAGATCCAAAAGGAGATCAACGACCTTGTTCAGGGCTCCTTAAACATCATTGCCTATTACACACGAATGAAAAGATTGGGGGAAGAACTGAGCACCCTGAGTGCTAAATCTCAGTGCAGTTGTGTTTGCACGTGTGGATCAAAGGAGACTATGCATAAGGCAGAACAAGATCGACGACTCATCTAA